One region of Streptomyces leeuwenhoekii genomic DNA includes:
- a CDS encoding trypsin-like peptidase domain-containing protein, whose amino-acid sequence MNEGKPPKAKWWSSRPRPQDPARPEDGPAAAGSDGDYELARPATPPRPTADDGDYELERPTAGDAGASPRADDAGGARAAGPGAGAGHPHPGDPDDSADPRGTGPSAASTVHETGLTGSGVPTVPAVPTGAAATAAPAGERPPHDLDPYDTPPYGHPGPWAPAPPVPHPATTPAHGTPLLPPGTPPPPPAPGAAPPAAVPPVTGTAAAAPSPAAPQPPAAPDPWRRYDPWAAASAPLQQTGAAVPSREQRRRRTRKALAGGAVLLAVVSGTAGGVVGVQLERHGGVGTVELPQAGKEPAGRDPDSVAGIAARALPSVVTLHVSGAAEEGTGTGFVLDGRGHVLTNDHVVKPAGDDGEISVTFHSGATARAEVVGRDSGYDLAVVRVKGVRGLTPLPLGNSDNVRVGDPVVAIGSPFDLEGTVTSGIISAKERPITAGGGEGDGSDVSYVDALQTDAPINPGNSGGPLLDSRGRVIGINSAIRSADGGASPDGGQAGSIGLGFAIPVNQGRRVAEELINSGRATHPVIGVTLDMSYPGDGARVGTESGEGGPAVTEGGPGAKAGVRPGDVITAVDGQRVHSGEELIVKIRAHRPGDRLELTVERDGEERTVSLVLGSASGG is encoded by the coding sequence ATGAACGAGGGGAAGCCCCCGAAGGCGAAGTGGTGGAGCAGCCGGCCTCGTCCGCAGGACCCCGCGCGGCCGGAGGACGGCCCGGCCGCGGCCGGGAGCGACGGCGATTACGAACTGGCGCGCCCCGCGACGCCCCCGCGGCCGACCGCGGACGACGGCGACTACGAGCTGGAGCGGCCGACGGCGGGGGACGCGGGCGCAAGCCCCCGCGCCGACGACGCGGGCGGGGCCCGGGCGGCCGGCCCCGGCGCCGGAGCGGGGCACCCGCACCCCGGCGACCCCGACGACTCCGCCGACCCCCGTGGCACCGGGCCCAGTGCCGCGAGCACCGTCCATGAGACCGGGCTCACCGGGTCCGGCGTGCCCACCGTTCCCGCCGTGCCCACCGGGGCCGCGGCGACGGCCGCCCCGGCCGGTGAGCGGCCCCCGCACGACCTCGACCCGTACGACACCCCGCCGTACGGCCACCCGGGCCCCTGGGCCCCCGCGCCGCCCGTCCCGCACCCCGCCACGACCCCGGCGCACGGTACGCCGCTGCTCCCGCCGGGGACACCGCCACCGCCCCCCGCGCCCGGGGCGGCTCCGCCCGCCGCCGTGCCGCCGGTGACCGGCACGGCGGCCGCGGCGCCCTCCCCGGCGGCCCCGCAGCCCCCCGCCGCGCCCGACCCGTGGCGCCGCTACGACCCGTGGGCCGCCGCTTCCGCGCCCCTCCAGCAGACCGGGGCCGCCGTGCCCAGCCGGGAGCAGCGGCGTCGCCGGACGCGCAAGGCTCTCGCCGGCGGGGCCGTGCTGCTCGCCGTCGTCTCGGGGACGGCCGGCGGCGTCGTGGGCGTCCAGCTCGAGCGCCACGGCGGTGTGGGCACCGTGGAGCTTCCGCAGGCCGGGAAGGAGCCGGCCGGGCGGGACCCGGACAGCGTGGCCGGGATCGCCGCCCGGGCGCTGCCGAGCGTGGTGACGCTGCACGTGAGCGGCGCGGCGGAGGAGGGGACCGGCACCGGCTTCGTCCTCGACGGCCGCGGGCACGTCCTGACCAACGACCACGTCGTGAAGCCCGCCGGGGACGACGGGGAGATCTCGGTGACCTTCCACAGCGGAGCCACCGCCCGGGCCGAGGTCGTCGGCCGGGACAGCGGATACGACCTCGCCGTCGTGCGGGTCAAGGGCGTGCGCGGGCTCACCCCCCTGCCCCTCGGCAACTCCGACAACGTGCGGGTGGGCGACCCCGTCGTCGCCATCGGCTCCCCCTTCGACCTGGAGGGCACGGTCACCTCCGGCATCATCAGCGCCAAGGAGCGGCCCATCACGGCCGGCGGCGGGGAAGGCGACGGCAGCGACGTGTCGTACGTCGACGCACTCCAGACCGACGCGCCCATCAACCCGGGCAACTCCGGCGGCCCGCTGCTGGACTCGCGGGGCCGTGTCATCGGCATCAACTCCGCGATCCGCTCCGCCGACGGCGGTGCGAGCCCGGACGGCGGCCAGGCCGGCTCGATAGGGCTCGGCTTCGCCATCCCGGTCAACCAGGGCAGGCGCGTCGCCGAAGAGCTGATCAACAGCGGCCGGGCGACCCATCCGGTGATCGGTGTGACGCTCGACATGAGCTACCCGGGCGACGGCGCCCGCGTCGGCACCGAGAGCGGCGAAGGGGGCCCCGCGGTCACCGAGGGCGGCCCCGGCGCGAAGGCGGGGGTCAGGCCGGGGGACGTGATCACCGCGGTCGACGGGCAGCGCGTCCACTCCGGCGAGGAACTGATCGTCAAGATCCGTGCCCACCGCCCCGGCGACCGCCTGGAGCTGACCGTGGAGCGCGACGGCGAGGAGCGGACGGTGTCGCTGGTGCTCGGTTCCGCCAGCGGTGGCTGA
- a CDS encoding anti-sigma factor family protein has product MSGSRPTSEGHLAEQHLGDRLAALVDGELGHDARERVLAHVATCPKCKAEVDAQRRLKNVFAQAAPPPPSESFLARLQGLPGASGGDGGSPLGGGGLSDGRSGPPGRHGGAFGGKRSERFEFDYVPSRPHSSVLPVSAPQRGFRVHDVGRSDGDRSASRGLRFAFVAAGAVSLAAIALGGVTAGTPDTTSEARGGSGSGSNVTPTRPQGAGGTAVPENQRRRSAGPLPVQVQGHRLLGDTPVAPTAVSAPLLPGLPATGAGGHRTESVRALTAPLPAASALLSPLIRPLETVPPLALSSWPLTPTAPGLLAAPTPGPAPTPAPSASATPPAP; this is encoded by the coding sequence GTGAGCGGATCACGACCCACGTCCGAGGGACACCTCGCGGAGCAGCATCTGGGAGACCGACTCGCCGCCCTGGTCGACGGCGAGCTCGGTCATGACGCGCGCGAGCGCGTACTGGCGCACGTGGCCACCTGCCCCAAGTGCAAGGCGGAGGTCGACGCGCAGCGCCGGCTGAAGAACGTCTTCGCCCAGGCGGCGCCACCCCCGCCCTCGGAGAGCTTCCTGGCCCGCCTGCAGGGCCTGCCCGGGGCGAGCGGCGGCGACGGCGGCTCCCCGCTGGGCGGGGGAGGGCTCTCCGACGGGCGCTCCGGGCCGCCCGGACGGCACGGCGGTGCCTTCGGCGGGAAGCGGAGCGAGCGGTTCGAGTTCGATTACGTCCCCTCCCGGCCGCACTCCTCGGTCCTGCCGGTCTCCGCGCCGCAGCGTGGCTTCCGGGTCCACGACGTCGGCCGCTCCGACGGCGACCGGTCCGCCTCGCGCGGACTGCGCTTCGCGTTCGTGGCGGCCGGGGCCGTGTCGCTGGCCGCGATCGCGCTGGGCGGCGTCACCGCCGGCACCCCGGACACCACCTCGGAGGCGCGCGGCGGCTCGGGCTCCGGCAGCAACGTCACACCGACGCGTCCCCAGGGCGCGGGCGGGACGGCGGTCCCCGAGAACCAGCGCCGCCGCTCGGCGGGCCCGCTGCCGGTACAGGTGCAGGGGCACCGGCTGCTCGGCGACACCCCCGTGGCGCCGACCGCGGTCTCCGCGCCGCTGCTGCCCGGGCTGCCGGCCACCGGGGCCGGCGGGCACCGCACGGAGAGCGTGCGGGCGCTGACCGCTCCGCTGCCGGCCGCCAGCGCCCTACTGTCCCCGCTGATACGCCCGCTCGAAACCGTCCCCCCGCTCGCCCTGAGCTCCTGGCCCCTGACCCCCACCGCACCCGGCCTGCTCGCCGCACCCACCCCCGGCCCGGCCCCGACCCCGGCTCCCTCCGCCTCCGCCACCCCTCCGGCCCCCTGA